Genomic DNA from Burkholderia plantarii:
CGCCGAAGTGGCGGCGCGACGCCTCGTCGAGCGACGCGGCCAGCCACGGCGCGAGTTCGGGCGCGTTCCAGCCGGTGGCCGCGCCCGCGTCGGGCTTGAACGTGACCTTCGCGTTGTAGGGCGGATCGAGTTCGAGCAGGCGCTTCAACTCCTGCACCGCCGGCGCCGCGTCGACGAGCGGCGGCAGCCGCAGCGACAGCTTGAACGCCGTCCTCGGCCGCAGCACGTTGCCGGCGTTGTCGAGCGGCGGCAGGCCGCCCGCGCCGGTCACGGCCAGCGAGGGCCGCCAGGTCGAATTGAGCAGCGCCTCGCGCGGATCGGTGGTGGTGGGCAGCACCGGGCGGCCGTCCTGGCCGCAGGCCCAGGGCAGCCCCTTCCAGACCAGGTCGCCGAGGATCGCCGCGGCCGCGTCGGTCTCGCGCACGCGGCCGGCCGGCACCTCGCAATGGAAGACTCGCGGCAGCAGGCTGCCGCTCGCGGCGTCCTCGAGCCGCTCGAACAGCTGCCGCATGATCCGGAAGCTCGACGGCGCGATGCCGCCGAACACGCCCGAGTGCAGCCCTTCGTCGAGCACTTCCACCTGCAGTTCGCCGGAGACGAGGCCGCGCAGCGAGGTGGTCAGCCACAGCTGGTCGTAATTGCCGGCGCCCGAATCGAGGCAGACCACCAGACCGACCTTGCCGAGCCGGTCGCGCAGCGCATCGACGTAGGGCAGCAGGTCGAAGCTGCCCGATTCCTCGCAGGTCTCGATCAGGCCCACGCAGCGCGGGCGCTCGATGCCCTGCGCGTCGAGCGCGGCCAGCGCCGTCAGGCTCGCGTAGATCGCGTAGCCGTCGTCGGCGCCGCCGCGGCCGTAGAGCTTGCCGCTTTCGTACTTCGGCGTCCACGGGCCCAGATCGGCGCGCCAGCCGTCGAACTCGGGCTGCTTGTCGAGATGGCCGTAGAGCAGGATCGTTTCGGTGGTACCCGAGCGGGTGGCCGGCGCGTCGAAGAAGATCACCGGCGTGCGGCCGGGCAGCCGGACGATCTCGAGCGTGAGGCCGCGCACCGGCTGGCGCTCGGCCCACTGCGCGGCGTCCACCACCACGCGTTCGAGCAGCCCGCGCTGCTGCCAGTCGGGGTCGAACGCGGGGCTCTTGGCCGGGATCGCGATGTAGGCGGTCAGCTCGTGAACGATCTCGTCGTTCCATTTGCGCTCGATGAAATCGGCCAGACGGCCGTGATCGATCGTGGTGTCGGCGGGGCTTGTCATGATCGTGTCGGAATCGGTGGGGGCGAAGCAACGATGATAGCGCCGATGCGGGGGCTGGCGGCCGGGAAGGAACATCGCGGCGGGTCCGGCGATGACGGGGCGCAGCGCCGGCGCGAATCGGGCGTGGCCGGCGAAGCGGGTGCGAGGCGACAGCGGCAAGGCGAACGGAACCCGGTGAGCGAAGCGGTGCCGCGCGAGCTTCGAGATGACGGGCCGTATCGATCAGCGCGCGTCGAACCCGCGCCGGTACGCGGCCGGGCTCGTCGCCGCGACGCGCCGGAAATGGCGCCGCAGCGATTCCTCGGAGCCGAAGCCCGCGAGCGCAGCCACCTGCGCGAGCGGCAGCGCGGGATTCATCTCCAGCATCTCCTTGGCGACCCCGACGCGCTCGCGGATCAGCCACGCATAGGGGGCGAGCCCGGTCGCGTCGCGAAACTGCCGCTGCAGCGTGCGCGGGCTCATCGCGGCGCGCCGCGCGAGCGCGGCCAGCGTATGCGGCTCGGCCGCGTGCTCGCGCATCCAGTCGATCAGCTTCGCGAGCCGGTCCTGGCCGTCCGGCGCCACCGGCCGCGGCACGAACTGCGCCTGCCCGCCGTCGCGGTGCGGCGGCAGCACCAGCCGCTGCGCGACGCGGTTGGCGATCGCGCTGCCGTGGTCGCGGCGCACCACGTGCATCAGCATGTCGAGCCCCGCGGCCGAGCCGGCCGACGTGATCACGCGCCCCCCGTCCACGTACAGCGCGTCCGGATTCACGCGCAGCGCCGGATAACGCGCGCGCAGTTTCTCCACGTAGCGCCAGTGGGTGGTCACGGTCAGGCCGTCGAGCACGCCCGCCGCCGCCAGCACGAACACGCCCGAGCAGATCGAACAGAGCCGCGC
This window encodes:
- the ftrA gene encoding transcriptional regulator FtrA — encoded protein: MPDHLVVALAYDRLCTFEFGCVVELFALPRPELEVAWYRFAVCAAETGPIRAAGGITVAAPHRLALLDRADTIVIPGWRDPDEVPPEPLLRKLRAAHRRGARLCSICSGVFVLAAAGVLDGLTVTTHWRYVEKLRARYPALRVNPDALYVDGGRVITSAGSAAGLDMLMHVVRRDHGSAIANRVAQRLVLPPHRDGGQAQFVPRPVAPDGQDRLAKLIDWMREHAAEPHTLAALARRAAMSPRTLQRQFRDATGLAPYAWLIRERVGVAKEMLEMNPALPLAQVAALAGFGSEESLRRHFRRVAATSPAAYRRGFDAR
- a CDS encoding M20 family metallopeptidase produces the protein MTSPADTTIDHGRLADFIERKWNDEIVHELTAYIAIPAKSPAFDPDWQQRGLLERVVVDAAQWAERQPVRGLTLEIVRLPGRTPVIFFDAPATRSGTTETILLYGHLDKQPEFDGWRADLGPWTPKYESGKLYGRGGADDGYAIYASLTALAALDAQGIERPRCVGLIETCEESGSFDLLPYVDALRDRLGKVGLVVCLDSGAGNYDQLWLTTSLRGLVSGELQVEVLDEGLHSGVFGGIAPSSFRIMRQLFERLEDAASGSLLPRVFHCEVPAGRVRETDAAAAILGDLVWKGLPWACGQDGRPVLPTTTDPREALLNSTWRPSLAVTGAGGLPPLDNAGNVLRPRTAFKLSLRLPPLVDAAPAVQELKRLLELDPPYNAKVTFKPDAGAATGWNAPELAPWLAASLDEASRRHFGADCAYMGLGGTIPLMNVLQEGFPSAQFMVCGVLGPKSNAHGPNEFLHVPYAKKLTAAVADVIAATR